One window of the Nicotiana tabacum cultivar K326 chromosome 4, ASM71507v2, whole genome shotgun sequence genome contains the following:
- the LOC107832100 gene encoding uncharacterized protein LOC107832100 — MKLTVEQKSIYDKIISAVNEDKGGLFFLYDHGGTGKTFIWKTLSFGVRSKGDIVINVASSSIASLLLPGGRTAHSRFAILLNPTKDSTCNIKQALDQTLRDILRFKDPSILDRPFGGIPNHSIALKVGVPVMLLRNIDQSSGLCNGTRLIITKLENRVIEAKVLLGKMAGDKVFIPRMTLTPSDTRIPFKFQRRQFLVILSFAMTINKSQCQSLCNVGLFLKKHVFAHGQLYVALSRATSRKGLKILCYDEDGKITKEATNIVYKEVFQNLEDISFE, encoded by the exons ATGAAATTAACAGTCGAGCAGAAGTCTATTTATGATAAAATCATATCTGCAGTGAATGAAGACAAAGGAGGGTTATTCTTTTTATATGATCATGGAGGAACTGGAAAAACTTTTATCTGGAAAACATTGTCTTTTGGCGTACGATCTAAAGGCGATATAGTGATAAATGTTGCTTCAAGTAGTATTGCTTCTCTTTTGTTACCAGGAGGTCGAACTGCACATTCAAGATTTGCGATCCTTCTAAATCCAACTAAAGATTCAACATGCAATATAAAACAAG CTCTTGATCAAACTCTTAGAGATATTCTAAGATTTAAAGATCCGTCAATTTTAGATCGGCCATTTGGAG GTATTCCAAATCACTCTATCGCTTTGAAAGTAGGTGTTCCTGTGATGTTGTTAAGAAATATAGATCAATCGTCAGGATTGTGTAATGGTACAAGATTGATCATCACAAAACTTGAAAATCGGGTAATTGAAGCCAAAGTATTATTAGGAAAAATGGCTGGAGACAAAGTTTTTATACCAAGAATGACACTTACTCCATCCGATACAAGAATTCCTTTTAAGTTCCAAAGAAGGCAATTTCTAGTCATTCTATCTTTTGCCATGacaatcaataaaagtcaatgcCAATCATTATGTAATGTGGGATTATTTTTGAAGAAGCATGTGTTTGCACATGGacaactatatgttgcactttcaagagcaACAAGTAGAAAAGGGTTGAAGATCTTATGTTATGATGAAGATgggaaaataacaaaagaagctACAAATATAGTTTATAAAGAAGTTTTCCAAAATTTAGAGGATATAAGTTTTGAATGA